DNA sequence from the Coffea arabica cultivar ET-39 chromosome 11c, Coffea Arabica ET-39 HiFi, whole genome shotgun sequence genome:
gtaataCAAGCTAAAGGTAtatgaattttattaaacatttATTCATGAATTTAGTGCTTCAAGTACATCAATTGAATAGTTTCATAAATGAACTAATGAATAACGAAGTATGCGCGCGGGTGTAAGTTCCATCATTTGAATAAAATTGATGGATCACGTGGATACTTGAATTTTATCCGTATTCATATCCAGCTCCATCTAATCAATTCCCCTCataatttctctctcttttaaAACTTAAtcctttttaataaatttaaattatatttagttatgattttcctctctcttctagcaaactttatttttatttataaattcaCTTAATTATTCTAGCTACGTGTATTAACCTTATTTAGTTTTGTTTTAATTGTAACTTCATTAAAGTTTCTGGAAACTAAATATCGGttcatgaagaaaaaaaatgtttttatatcttttgtatttaattGAATACAGACATATAGTTTTGGGTTTTTAatcatataaaaatttaataattGATTCAAAGATTAATATGGTATCTCAACgccttttatattaatttgctAAAATAAATATTCATGAATACGTAcgaatattatttttttgaattaaattCACAGCTAATCATGTATAAAATCGAAATCGCGTTAATCCACGGATTAAAATACTTGTAAAAGCATCTAAGAGTTTCAAAACcgggttttttaaaaaaaaaaaaaaatttttggacgcttgacttgcctaacttatGTTTGACCGACCAGACCTATTACTGATCTTTCCCTTCGCCCCCAGCCGTCGCCCTCAGCCCTTGGCCACCACCCCACTTCCCTTCCTCCTCACCGAATTCGCCTCCTGTCTCCTCAGAGACATGACGGTACAGACGCCGGCGGCTTCATCTATCTAAGGTAAGTTTGTTTCTCGCAAGTATAAATATGTTAATTGGCATGCTCTTTGCTCTTGGGAGATTGGCTGTGAAAGGGACGGCAAATTGATGTTTGACTGAACACTTCGATGTGTGGAATGATTTCACAGCAACATAGGCCTACTCTTTGAAAGATATTACCGGTAGTAGTTAAAAATGTGCATTAATATAAGAAGCAGAATAGTAATAATTGATGCTGCTATTTGGGAATCAAgttttgtattagtgtttttTCATATTTGGCATTCGTGTTTTAGATTAAGCTTCGCGTGTAAGAAGTAAGAACATGCTGGAGATTATATTCTGCAATAATTTGTGACAAATGGATCATaagaaaaagaactaaaatgtATATATTGGGCctagaaaatttttgaataactcAATGTATAGAAACTTAATATTTCAATGCCTAAATAAATACTGTGATATGTTTTCAACTAAGCAAAACTTAGTATACTTCAatttgttttgcattttttctttcagatGATGTTGCCGCGTCAAGGTTTTAGATTGAAACGAGTTATTACagtatttcaacttgagggagttGATGAATGTACATAAATAGGTGTACTTTCATTGTCTTAAGATTTTAAGATGTATTAGATTTCTATTTAGTTTAGTTTGATAGTGTGGATGGATTGGAGGTTGTTATTCTTAATTTGTGAAGTTATTGGTTGGATTGTATGTGTTTTGAGTTTTCGAAGTTGGTTTTACTTTGTGCGTATGATATGTAGGAAATGTGTAGGAAGAAGGAAAACACCAACGTGTATGTACTTTTTGTGGTATTTCAggttataaatatatatatataatgtatttatgacatcatgatGATGTCATCCGGTTCTTAGACCGGTCCAACCTCGATCGAACCCTGAAATTCATCTCTTGTTAGCTCTATTCTGTGCTttctccccccccccctttttctGGGTTTAATTGCGTActgtaagttagggtttcagGAGATTAGATTCTTGAGTTTCACCAGAATAGAATTTTGGACTACAGCGGAATAAGATTTACTTAATGGGAACTGTAATTTCTACAAACTTAATTTATTTTGACGAAAATGTTACTTATGaaaaattgatgatttactcTCCCTAAATTGATAGATTtgtttgaaatttcttgtttaCAGGAATTAATTGTTGTGACTTGTGAGAGAGTTGTGAAGGATAGGAATAGGTATTTTGAATACGAATGGGTGCGGAAGAAGAGGGGACTGTGGAGGTTAGGAAGAAAGACAAGAAGAAGTCTAAGAAAGGGAAGAAGAATGAGGTTGCTGATATCCATATTTGCAAGGGTGATGGTGGAGGCAAAGATTCGGGTAAAAGTGCTGAAAAAGACATGAAAAAGTCtaagaaagggaagaaaaatgagGTTAGTGATAACAAAATTCAAGAGGGTAATGGTGGAGGTAAAGATAAGGTAATTGAGAGTTGTAAAAGTGATGATAAAGAATGTGGCGAAGGTGGAAATattgagaagaagaaaaaagaggaggaaAAATGTGAAGTTAGTGAAAGCAGTAATGAAGGTAATGGTAGGAGGGTGAGAGGAAATGATAAGAAGAAAGATTTTGAGCATAGTAGGGAAAGGAACGATGGTGTGGATGTACTGGAGAAGAtcgaaaagaagaaaagaaagagagagaaggatAAGATGATTGGCTCTGACGAGCAGTTGAAACAGGAAGAACTTGAGGATGCTAAGCATGGAAGTCAGTTGAGCATGAATGGGACATGTTCTGAAGCAATACGAGGGGCTAGAGAGGGGGATGGTGTGGTGAAGgttgaaaagaagaagaaaaagaagaaattaattAGTGTTCATTCTGGTGCTTTGCAGCAGGGAAACACTAGTTCGAACGAAACTGAAGCTCAGGAGAACAAGGATCAAAGTGGAGAAGAAGCTAAACTTGAAGCAATTGATGAAGACTGTGAAACGGAAAATGTTGAGgagcaaaaaaagaagaagaagaagaagaagaagagagagaaaaagaaagaaaatgatgtttcagCTGGTAGTGGGCTTGGTATTCTGGTTGAAGAGTCCATGAATGGCAATGCTAATTCAACCTTGAATGAGAAATCTGACAAAGATTTGCAAAATGGAGGTAAAAGGAAGAGGGGAAAGGCCAAATCAGTGCAAAATGGTTCCAAAGATCCTAAAGCtgagaaaagcaagaaaaaagtAAGGTTTTCAGGCACTACGGAGGTTTTTCCTCCATCTGATGATAACTTAGTTCGGGGTAAACGTTTCTCGAACGAAGAAGATGAGATCGTGAAACAGGCTGTCTTTGACTATATAGAGGCACATTGTTTAGGTGAAGAAGGTTTGAACATGGTCTTGAACTGCAGGTCACACCCTGAAGTTAAGAATTGCTGGAAGGAAATAACAACTTGCTTACCACATCGGCCTCATAGTGCCATCTATTGTCGTGCTCAGGTTCTGTTTCGAAGGGATAAAAAGCGTAAATGGACTGAAGAAGAGATTGAAATGCTCCGTGAGTCCCACAAGATGCGCGGGAACCAATGGAAGGAATTGGCTGACGAACTTGGCAAACATAGGTTTCATGTAAAGGACACTTGGCGCAGAATAAGAcatgaaaatttgagaaaaggACGTTGGTCTCAGGAGGAGTACCAGATTCTATTTGATTTAGTGAACACAGATCTGAGAATGAAGTATTGTGAAGAGAAGAAATCCAAGCATGGCATGTTACGAGATAATATTCCTTGGGCTGCAATTAGTGATAAATTGTCCACGCGACCTGAAGCTAACTGCTGTCTAAAATGGTACAACCAGTTAACATCATCTATGGTGGCTGAAGGTTTATGGGCTGATGCTGATGATTATCGCCTAATTGATGCACTTTTTCAGTTGGATGCCAGCTGCACTGAAGATGTGGATTGGGACAATCTTCTTGAGCACAGGTCTGGAGATGTGTGTCGAAAACGTTGGAGGCAAATGGTTCTTCACATTGGCGACTGTCGAAGCAATTCATTTGCTGATCAAGTTGAAGTACTGGCAAAGCGATATTGTCCAGATCTACTTGAAGCTAGGGAGATCTGGGATAGCAAGCCTATTGTCCCATAGCCTGTTTATTACTTTTCATGTGATACAGCTGTTGTAATCCATGAATACCGAGTAATTTTGATGGTTGGGAATTTATATGTTGCATGTATGAGCTTAGCGGAGCAGCAGTTGTGAATTTGCATCTGtcgaattgaaaattttcagctgAAATTTTGGGAGCATCCATTCTGGTGCAATCCTTGGTTTCTCATTCAGttattctctcttctttttcagTTTACATTTTAGCACTTCCGTATCCTGTAACTGTGCTAAAAAAGTGTAAACTTTCGTGCATGAAAGCTCATCATTCAACTCTTTTATTGCTAATTTTTAGTCACATGTGTAATTACTACAAGTACATTCAAACTTACATGATACTTTGCCAGTGAAAGCTACTCACCATAAGGTATAAAGAAATGATGCGATTTTATGCTTCTTTGAGGTTTCGATGTGGAGAGCTAAACTAATGTCTCGTTCTCCATTGTGATTTTGTTGTTAATTCTTATTCCAGTTGCCTTTATTACAATAATATTAGTGCTGTATTGTCGCCTAAAATCTTAACCAACATTATTCCAAGATCCCATACAAGCCCTCCAATTATTAAACTTGCGTccgaaaaagggaaaaaattccaagatatatTGTACTGCATAATTAATAGAGTTATAGGGtcaggtttgtttggatagccaattttattcccaaaaaaaaattgttggcATTGCAAATACACATTTTTAGttactcttttttttcaaatctttctaactatcttttttttatcttaaatatatcacattataaaaaaatactacaataattattctttttttaaaaataatctcCTATCATATATTCATTAACTATTTTTCAGGCATCTGTTTCAAATGTAATCCTTATTTGATCAAATGATATAATATAAAACTAGTCCTCCTGGCCCTCCCGAAAAATCCAAAGTCTCTTTACATGGTATTAGTTTCTTATACTCCGGTCACTGTCATAAATAAgggtgcaaacgagtcgaaCTTAATCGAGTAACTCACCAACTTGATCGATCAAAACTCGAATAGAAACTATGAACTGAGTTCGAGCGGTTCAAACTACTTTATaagttgaatttaaatttaatatatgaAATTCGAAAGTTCATCGAGTTTAATGAATCAAccttcacacacacacacgtacgtatgcacacacacatatattaattttctttatttattagtatgaaatgtctatttcataattttcatccctttattaaaattatataaaatataattttatattttttaaactcaATTAGGTTTGACCGGGCTCGATAAGTAGGGGATTAAATTCGAACTCGAACAATGTAAAATATTATCAAGCTCGAATTTAACTTTCAAGAACACGATCTGTTTAACTCAAATtcgaattcaaatttttttttagctcAAATCAAATTCGAGTAATACATTATTCGAATTCGACTAGACTCAGATTCGATTATACCTGCCTACTCCTAAATCCAACACAAAAGTCCCACAAACTCTCGCCCTTTTCTGTTTTTCACTCGTCAGTCAACACAATAAAGACCTCATCCTCCCCTCCTCGTTACCCCAAAAATGGACGATCAAGAGCTACCATTTTCTCCTGATATCCCACCTGAAACTGAAAACCCACTACCCAAGACCCAGGAATTCAGCCATGAAAATAGTTTCCCTTTCGAGAATGGCCAAAAACACAGCCATGCAACTGGTACTAAAATGGGAAACTTCAAAGCTTTTTTGTTGAGATATGCTCTATCCTCTTCTCCAACCAAGTCTTTATCCCCCCTGCAAAGGTCCATGATTGAACAGCGCCTTCATGACTTCTTCCCTGATTTTCACACTCCTGATCATCCTCCTTATGCTGCTGTAAGTCTGCATtattcccttttccttttctccttttctttttcttttaccattttttttataattttccgTACTACAATTTTTTTTGGCACTTTTATTTCTGTAATCTGCCCTGCGTATAAACATGCAAGCTTGTGATTGGTTTATTCTCAAAAGGGTTGTTGGATTTACAAGCATTTGTACTAGAAATGCTGATTGATGATCAAATTGAGTAATGCTGCAGTAGTTGGAGCTTTATCCTTGAAAAAGATCAGCTTTTTAAGCATAAATAATAAATGTGACTTACCCAAAAAATATGTAATAATAAATGTGGCTGTTAAGATGGTCGATTTCCTAGAATTCGACTTCTCTTTTTATGTTTAGCTTTATTTTGTAAAGTCAAATTTTAACCGAATGCAAAGTCTATTTTCTCAAAGATTGGCTTTATAAAAATCCacttcacctttttttttttaagttttatttggTGAAGTCGACTTCTGAATATTACTTTGTCAAGTCGATTATGCAAtcaagtcgagtcgagtcgagtcgagcatCAGCAGTGCACTACTCGAGCTGAACTCCATGCCTAAAGGGAGGAATTTAAGAAATTTTTACACTTTTGAAAAATAATCCCAAAGGCTGGTTGCTTTTTCTGTGTGTTTAAGCGAGAGGACGGTCAGATTTAATAAATTCATTGTTTGAAATAATTGTGAAAATCCAATCTTGTCAGTGTCCAAATTTGTAGGTTATCCTCAAAACAACTAGCAGCATTTTATTAATTTTCAGTAACTATATTGGGATGATGCGTTCAAGAAAAGTTTCTTTTACAGCAGGGCATTCGGTTAGATGCTTTAGGGAGAGGTGTAAATAGCTTTAGCTCACTTCTCAAAGCTTAGCACATACACATTAGCTCCACTTCACTCTTAAGCTTAGCACATACACATTAGCTCCACTTCACACTTTTGCTCTCCGAAGAAATCTGCCTCTTGGATAGAGATGGCAATATGTACCAAGTCCCAATGGGTTATCCATACCCAAAGGGACTTTGGACGGGATGGGTATTCTAATTTTGAGGTTGGACTTGTGATGGAACTAatcccatttatacccatcaaTTGATGGAAATTGTTGAGAAATatttgggtacccattggggcCCAAACATCTCATCAAAAATTTAATTAATCCAAAAGCTCCTCCCTCCCTAACGAATAAActttgttgttgttgctgaAGATATGGGGAATAAAGCAGGGTCATGtggttagaaattcttttgttttcaaatcctATTCTCCTTTCTCTTCTATATTGCAAGGGAAAGATTAAAATAGTAATTATAAATTGAGTTTTAATTTAAACCATCTAGTTATCTAGATTAAATGATTCTGAAAAATTGTTGGCcgttaaataaaataaaatatagggAGCTGTGTtattttttagttgtttaggcTAAAGCATTCAGGTTGATGTGCCTCTGCTGCATATGTGAAGAGTTTTAATGCTACTAAACTTTCATCCTTGTAGCTTATTGTTGGGCTACAACTAATTTCACTCGCTGTACAGGTTGCAATAGCATAAATACAAGTCATACAATGGCATTTCTCTATATTCATAAATAAATGTCTTTTTAAGTTTTGTAGGACTTATTTTTTTCCTCAACTAAAATTTAGCAACATTGGAAatcaaagattaaaaaaaaatatatatatatatatatatatacacacacacatagaaaataaataaaagaaaatttgaggAAACAAAGAATTTAGGAAAATATAAATTCCCAATAAGaccaaaagaaatttaataaataaaaaatatgaaagttataaaaaaaataaaggaaaaaagaatacaggaaatagatttgggtattgggcgggttatatatctaaacccatcccaaagtaATCCTGTCcaaattagtcccaaaacacatatgaATAAGGTTGCGCCTAAACCCATATTACTCGGTCCCATTTCAAACCCAAGTAGATCCTGCACATTTTGCCACCACTACTCTTGGATGACCATGTTGGGGTAAGAGGGTTTTTCTGTGAGATCACACCTTATTGGGTGCTTCTTGCTTAAATTGTATTTTGGTCATCATCAAGTGCTCATTGTTCCAAAATGGATTTGGACAGATTCCGTCCATGTATTTCGATTGTAGTACTGGCTTCTATGTACCTCTTCCTGAACACAAAATTCTTAAAGTTTCAACATGATGTTGAAATTCTAGCTCAGTTCacaacccctttttttttttttccaaaagcaCACTCTAGTGGGTATTTCATGTAGCCTAATGTGAATTGAGATCCTTCGTTTTATATATGCGAAGTGAATGTGTAAACATGTGACTGTGTTTAGGAAGAAGTGCTACAACTATGATGAGTTAACTTCTGTGCTAAACATGTGGTCCTCAAATAAGGTTGGTAATTGGGAAGTGtaagttaaatttgaatttggtagaaattttgattatttgttgacTGATTGAGAGCGCCACATAAATCTGCAAATGAATCTTATTACTATAATTTCAAGATAGTACATCCAACCAAATTCTTAAATTGCATGGAATAAATTTCAGCTACGTTCTTAGTTCTATTGTCTCATGCACTTTGCACAGATGATTGAACatgcaattgaaaaattgaacGAGGAAGGTGGATCTACTGAGGAGGCAATATCACTGTTTATTAGGAAAGAGTATCCTGATTTGCCAAGGGCTCATGATAGTTTATTCAAGTACCATTTGAAAAACCTCTGCGAGGATGGAGCTGTTGTCAAAGCTGGTAACAGGTTCTATATGACTGGAGATGAACATAGTCCTGACAGTCTCTATAATCTTAGTCATATAGTCACTCACAGTAATATTTACAGTCCAACCTCTCATGATGGTGTTGAGTCCAGTCCTAGTAGCCCCAGCTGGTGCTCAAGCACTTCCTGCAGCAGCTTTTCTAGCCCAAGGAGTAACCGTCCATATGCTCGAAGGCAGAAAAGAGGGGGAAAAAGGGGAAGACAGCGCAGGAGAACTACTCAACGAAAGAGAGTACAGATTAAGCGTAAAGGAAAGAGAGTTGAGAGACGTGGTAGACCACGTAAGAAGAATGTAGAAGATCAAGTATATTCTGACAAGCTGATGTTAGAAGAGGAAGTCAAAGAATTAGAAGAGCAAAATGTcagaaagaaagaacaaaatgaGGTGCTTGAGGGCTGTGATCAAGttagaaggaaaagaagaaagatagagtgtggtcaaagtcaagaaacCAGGGCACTGAGAGACACCGACTTTGACCAATTTGAAGTGGCAACTAAGGAGGAATGGCGGAAAAAACATTCACAAGAAAAATCAGTTAGCAGGGACAACAGTCAAGCAGAGGAGCTTGAAAAACAAAGGGAGGACCAGGCTcattatattgaaggaaaagaagaagaggatCAGCCACTGCAAAATCACAGTGAAGTAAATCTTGTATGCATGCTGCAGCAAGAAGCAGAGGTTGAAGTGGTGGGGCAAGAAGATTACTTGAAGGATGGACTTAGAGAAACAACTGCACAATTGGATATTGCAAAAGAAGAGAATCTGGTGATTCAGGTGATTGCAAGAGAGAGTTGTATGGAAGATATAGTGCTTGTAGTGACTGGAGAACCTAGTTTACTTGAAGAACATGACATTCAGACTGTGAGGGAGTCAACGGAGGAGCAAAGAAAAAGGGCTCAACCTTGTAAAAGAACTGTGAGAGGAAGAAAAGCTCATAAGAAGAGTGTACCGATACCTGGGAGGCGTAGGGGTAGGCCAAAGAAGGATTTGTTGGTAGAAGCAAGCCAAACTAATGCTGAAGAAATGGAGGCTAATGAAACTCAAGAAGTGATGTTAGAAGAGAAAACTGAAGTGATTAAGGAACAAAATGAAGTAAAAGAAGGGGCTTTGGGGATTGAAGGGACAAACCAAGTACATGGCCATGGACAAGAAAGTTTTGGATGCAGTCTAGCAGAGGAAACCGTGACAGAAACTGAAATTGGAAAACCTGGTGTTATTGCAGAAGAAATTGTATCAGGAGAACAGCATAATATGGTGATCAAGCAAGAGTCACAATTAATTGGAGGCACTGAAAGATCTGACAAACAACAGGAACATGAAAACATTGACCAGGAGTGTTATCTATCTGGAAAAGCCAAAAATGAAGCTTTCAAAGAGCAAAATAAGCCACATAGGCAACAGAACCTAGAGCAGAATCAGCTGgtagaaaagaaaattgaatcTAGTACTGCACAGGAAGTtgaaatgcatgaaatgcacaATCAGAACCCAAAAATTCAACAGAAATTCCATCTTGAGGGAGAACATG
Encoded proteins:
- the LOC113716959 gene encoding uncharacterized protein — translated: MGAEEEGTVEVRKKDKKKSKKGKKNEVADIHICKGDGGGKDSGKSAEKDMKKSKKGKKNEVSDNKIQEGNGGGKDKVIESCKSDDKECGEGGNIEKKKKEEEKCEVSESSNEGNGRRVRGNDKKKDFEHSRERNDGVDVLEKIEKKKRKREKDKMIGSDEQLKQEELEDAKHGSQLSMNGTCSEAIRGAREGDGVVKVEKKKKKKKLISVHSGALQQGNTSSNETEAQENKDQSGEEAKLEAIDEDCETENVEEQKKKKKKKKKREKKKENDVSAGSGLGILVEESMNGNANSTLNEKSDKDLQNGGKRKRGKAKSVQNGSKDPKAEKSKKKVRFSGTTEVFPPSDDNLVRGKRFSNEEDEIVKQAVFDYIEAHCLGEEGLNMVLNCRSHPEVKNCWKEITTCLPHRPHSAIYCRAQVLFRRDKKRKWTEEEIEMLRESHKMRGNQWKELADELGKHRFHVKDTWRRIRHENLRKGRWSQEEYQILFDLVNTDLRMKYCEEKKSKHGMLRDNIPWAAISDKLSTRPEANCCLKWYNQLTSSMVAEGLWADADDYRLIDALFQLDASCTEDVDWDNLLEHRSGDVCRKRWRQMVLHIGDCRSNSFADQVEVLAKRYCPDLLEAREIWDSKPIVP
- the LOC113720414 gene encoding uncharacterized protein; this encodes MDDQELPFSPDIPPETENPLPKTQEFSHENSFPFENGQKHSHATGTKMGNFKAFLLRYALSSSPTKSLSPLQRSMIEQRLHDFFPDFHTPDHPPYAAMIEHAIEKLNEEGGSTEEAISLFIRKEYPDLPRAHDSLFKYHLKNLCEDGAVVKAGNRFYMTGDEHSPDSLYNLSHIVTHSNIYSPTSHDGVESSPSSPSWCSSTSCSSFSSPRSNRPYARRQKRGGKRGRQRRRTTQRKRVQIKRKGKRVERRGRPRKKNVEDQVYSDKLMLEEEVKELEEQNVRKKEQNEVLEGCDQVRRKRRKIECGQSQETRALRDTDFDQFEVATKEEWRKKHSQEKSVSRDNSQAEELEKQREDQAHYIEGKEEEDQPLQNHSEVNLVCMLQQEAEVEVVGQEDYLKDGLRETTAQLDIAKEENLVIQVIARESCMEDIVLVVTGEPSLLEEHDIQTVRESTEEQRKRAQPCKRTVRGRKAHKKSVPIPGRRRGRPKKDLLVEASQTNAEEMEANETQEVMLEEKTEVIKEQNEVKEGALGIEGTNQVHGHGQESFGCSLAEETVTETEIGKPGVIAEEIVSGEQHNMVIKQESQLIGGTERSDKQQEHENIDQECYLSGKAKNEAFKEQNKPHRQQNLEQNQLVEKKIESSTAQEVEMHEMHNQNPKIQQKFHLEGEHEDAERLITSKATTLPTETSSQVYEEEVEVSNMDMDWQNEIPGKEEDTKIYGKHACAQPDFPTSELSSKLKSVEISSLSQLLQLPGPMSEEEKEGPSMKNKEPQVGSPVQAGDVEITDKPELFSSESSLKLKSEEVSIQPGSLEQPQQGQEKPQRLWRWLLNFL